The following proteins are co-located in the Streptococcus downei MFe28 genome:
- the glgB gene encoding 1,4-alpha-glucan branching protein GlgB codes for MTKDLELYTFGTGENFHLQDYLGVHREKDGGYSFRVWAPHAEHVQVIGDFTGWFDAPLDMVMNQAGVWEAETDKAEEGQIYKYLVKRRGGQLVEKIDPCALYLEDRPGTGAIIKTFEEKKWKDSLWMGRRKRFGFKERPVNIYEVHSSSWKLGPDGQLLTFKDLTKDLIPYLVEMNYTHVEFMPLMAHPLGMSWGYQLMGYFAFEHTYGKPGEFQDFVEACHLNNIGVIVDWVPGHFTQNDDALAYFDGTPTFEYADSDRAHNRRWGALNFDLGKNQVQSFLISSAMYWIEQYHIDGIRVDAVSNMLYRDYDDGPWTPNVFGGNRDLEGFNFLQKLNGVIHYNHPNVMMIAEESTAATPITAPIESGGLSFDYKWNMGWMNDTLKFFEEDPIYRQYDFNLITFSFMYAFSENFILPFSHDEVVHGKKSLMHKMWGDRYNQFAGLRCLYAYQMCHPGKKLLFMGSEFGQFLEWKYDYQLEWGNLEDKLNHQMQHYTSELNQFYKDYKALWQIDDSYDGIEIIDADNTAESILSFIRRDKKGNLLVCVFNMAPVERKEFTIGVPVSGLYEEVFNTELEEFGGVWKEKNPETKTRTGLWKDYQQTLTFTMPALGASIWRVKRHARKNSD; via the coding sequence ATGACAAAAGATTTAGAACTCTATACATTCGGGACTGGTGAAAATTTTCACCTACAAGATTACTTGGGTGTCCATCGAGAAAAGGATGGGGGTTACAGTTTTAGGGTCTGGGCTCCTCATGCTGAGCACGTCCAAGTCATTGGGGATTTTACAGGATGGTTTGATGCCCCTCTAGATATGGTCATGAATCAGGCTGGTGTCTGGGAGGCAGAAACTGATAAGGCTGAAGAAGGTCAAATCTACAAATATTTGGTTAAGCGTCGTGGTGGTCAGCTTGTTGAGAAGATTGACCCTTGTGCCCTATATTTGGAAGATCGACCAGGAACAGGGGCTATTATCAAGACCTTTGAGGAAAAGAAGTGGAAGGATAGCCTCTGGATGGGACGGCGCAAACGCTTCGGCTTCAAGGAACGTCCTGTCAATATCTATGAAGTTCATTCTAGCTCTTGGAAATTAGGGCCTGATGGCCAGCTTTTAACCTTCAAGGATTTAACCAAGGACCTAATTCCTTATCTGGTTGAGATGAACTATACCCATGTCGAATTCATGCCCTTGATGGCTCATCCCTTGGGAATGTCATGGGGTTACCAATTGATGGGTTATTTTGCCTTTGAGCACACCTATGGCAAGCCTGGGGAATTCCAAGACTTTGTCGAAGCTTGTCACCTCAATAATATTGGGGTCATTGTTGACTGGGTTCCAGGTCACTTCACCCAGAATGATGATGCTCTGGCTTATTTTGATGGCACACCGACCTTTGAATATGCGGATAGCGACAGGGCCCACAATCGCCGTTGGGGCGCCCTCAATTTCGACCTCGGTAAGAATCAAGTCCAATCCTTCTTGATTTCAAGTGCCATGTATTGGATTGAGCAGTACCATATTGACGGAATAAGGGTAGATGCCGTTAGCAATATGCTCTATCGTGACTATGATGATGGCCCATGGACTCCTAATGTCTTTGGTGGCAATCGAGACCTAGAAGGTTTCAACTTCTTGCAAAAGTTGAACGGGGTTATTCATTACAATCATCCTAATGTTATGATGATTGCAGAAGAGTCCACGGCTGCAACCCCAATCACAGCTCCAATAGAGTCTGGTGGCCTTTCCTTTGACTACAAGTGGAATATGGGCTGGATGAATGATACCCTCAAGTTCTTTGAAGAGGATCCTATTTATCGTCAGTATGATTTTAATCTCATTACCTTTAGCTTCATGTATGCTTTTTCTGAGAACTTTATTCTACCTTTTTCTCACGATGAAGTAGTTCATGGCAAGAAGAGCCTCATGCACAAGATGTGGGGAGACCGTTACAATCAATTTGCTGGTCTGCGGTGTCTTTATGCTTATCAGATGTGCCATCCAGGTAAGAAATTACTCTTTATGGGGTCTGAATTTGGTCAGTTTTTAGAATGGAAGTACGACTATCAGCTTGAGTGGGGAAACTTAGAAGATAAGCTCAATCATCAAATGCAGCATTATACTTCCGAGTTGAATCAATTTTACAAGGATTATAAAGCTCTTTGGCAGATTGATGATTCTTATGACGGCATTGAAATTATTGATGCAGATAATACAGCGGAATCTATTCTTTCCTTTATCAGGCGTGATAAGAAGGGGAATCTTCTGGTTTGTGTTTTCAATATGGCGCCGGTTGAACGCAAGGAATTTACGATTGGTGTTCCTGTATCTGGACTCTATGAAGAAGTTTTCAATACTGAATTAGAGGAATTCGGCGGTGTCTGGAAGGAGAAAAATCCTGAAACGAAGACTCGAACAGGACTTTGGAAGGATTATCAGCAGACCCTTACCTTTACTATGCCAGCGTTAGGAGCTAGTATTTGGCGCGTGAAAAGACACGCAAGAAAAAATTCGGATTAA
- a CDS encoding glucose-1-phosphate adenylyltransferase, with protein sequence MKNEMLALILAGGQGTRLGKLTQSIAKPAVQFGGRYRIIDFALSNCANSGINNVGVITQYQPLALNSHIGNGSAWGLDGIDSGATILQPYSATEGNRWFQGTSHAIYQNIDYIDSMNPEYVLILSGDHIYKMDYDDMLQTHKDNLASLTVAVIDVPLKEASRFGIMNTDTNDRIVEFEEKPEHPKSTKASMGIYIFDWKKLREMLLDAQKNDIDMSDFGKNVIPAYLEQGEPVYTYNFSGYWKDVGTIDSLWEANMEYIGEDNALHSRDRSWKIYSKNLIAPPNFITEQAQVADSLIVDGCVVSGRVDHSILSTSVKVEEGVEIKDSFIMSGATIKKGAKITRAIVGEGAVIGENVVIDGSDEVQVVGYNEVVGVPNED encoded by the coding sequence ATGAAAAATGAAATGTTAGCACTTATCTTGGCAGGCGGTCAAGGTACACGTTTGGGTAAGTTGACCCAAAGTATTGCAAAGCCAGCTGTCCAATTTGGGGGCCGTTATCGAATTATCGACTTTGCCCTTTCCAACTGTGCTAATTCCGGTATCAATAATGTTGGTGTCATCACTCAGTACCAACCCTTAGCCCTCAATAGCCATATTGGTAATGGTTCTGCTTGGGGATTGGATGGCATTGACAGTGGTGCAACTATCCTTCAGCCATACTCAGCAACGGAAGGTAATCGCTGGTTCCAAGGGACTAGCCATGCTATCTATCAAAATATTGATTACATTGACAGCATGAATCCCGAATATGTCTTAATTTTGTCGGGTGACCATATCTATAAGATGGATTATGATGACATGTTGCAAACCCATAAAGATAATTTAGCTAGTTTGACTGTTGCTGTCATTGATGTTCCGCTTAAGGAAGCAAGCCGTTTTGGTATTATGAATACTGATACCAATGATCGTATTGTTGAATTTGAAGAGAAACCTGAGCATCCTAAATCAACCAAAGCGTCAATGGGAATTTACATTTTTGATTGGAAGAAATTACGAGAAATGCTTCTAGATGCCCAAAAGAATGATATTGATATGTCTGACTTTGGTAAGAATGTTATTCCTGCTTACTTAGAACAAGGTGAGCCTGTTTATACTTACAACTTTTCAGGCTACTGGAAGGATGTTGGAACCATTGACTCCCTTTGGGAAGCCAATATGGAGTATATTGGTGAAGATAATGCGCTCCATAGCCGTGACCGTAGCTGGAAGATATATTCTAAGAATTTGATTGCTCCGCCGAACTTCATTACGGAACAAGCTCAAGTGGCAGATTCCTTAATTGTTGACGGTTGTGTTGTTTCCGGAAGGGTTGACCACTCCATCCTTTCAACCAGCGTTAAGGTCGAAGAAGGTGTTGAAATTAAGGACAGTTTCATCATGAGTGGTGCCACCATTAAGAAGGGGGCTAAGATTACTCGGGCCATTGTCGGTGAAGGAGCTGTCATTGGCGAAAATGTTGTCATCGATGGTAGCGATGAGGTTCAAGTAGTGGGTTATAACGAAGTAGTGGGGGTTCCAAATGAAGATTGA
- the glgD gene encoding glucose-1-phosphate adenylyltransferase subunit GlgD encodes MKIDKYSAILGNAVGYHDMGKLTENRPLASLPFDGKYRLLDFQLSSLANAGIRSVYGIFRGQNIRSIFDHIRSGREWGLNTLLSHYFLGFYENDDQTHISDSDYYGQILTYLKRANSDQTVYMSSDILCNINLQQVIHLHNVNHQEVTVVYKKVPKDHISEANEILQIDETDHVTGKLDLANVQEPVPMSADIFVVNTPWLIEQLEKEAKQERPRKIRYLLRDLLVEAGALAFEHTGYLSNISSVKSYYDANMDMLDSQKFYALFYSNQKVYTKVKNEEASYFAPSSDVKRSQLASGSIIKGSVQHSIVSRSCYIDENAKVSDSVIFPKVKIGQGAVLEHVIVDKTVTVPAGVTLRGSADNPLVIGKGQEVTGDIIQ; translated from the coding sequence ATGAAGATTGATAAGTATTCTGCCATTTTAGGTAATGCAGTTGGCTACCATGATATGGGTAAATTGACTGAAAATCGGCCATTGGCTAGTCTGCCCTTTGACGGGAAATATCGTCTCTTGGACTTTCAGCTGTCCAGTTTAGCCAATGCAGGTATCCGTAGTGTTTATGGCATTTTCCGAGGTCAAAATATCCGCTCCATTTTTGACCATATTCGATCAGGTCGTGAGTGGGGGCTCAACACTCTTTTGAGTCATTATTTCCTTGGTTTCTATGAAAATGATGATCAAACCCATATTTCCGATTCAGATTATTATGGTCAAATTTTAACCTATCTCAAACGAGCCAACTCAGACCAGACTGTTTATATGTCAAGTGACATCCTCTGCAATATTAATCTGCAACAGGTTATCCATCTCCACAATGTCAATCATCAGGAAGTGACAGTGGTTTATAAAAAGGTTCCTAAGGACCATATCTCTGAGGCTAATGAAATCTTGCAAATTGACGAGACTGACCATGTGACAGGAAAGTTGGACTTAGCCAATGTCCAAGAGCCTGTGCCTATGTCTGCTGACATCTTTGTGGTCAATACACCTTGGTTGATTGAACAACTGGAAAAGGAAGCCAAGCAAGAACGTCCAAGAAAAATTCGTTACCTCTTACGTGATCTCTTAGTTGAGGCAGGAGCCTTGGCCTTTGAACACACAGGCTATCTCTCCAATATCAGCTCAGTTAAGTCCTATTATGATGCGAATATGGATATGCTGGATTCACAAAAGTTCTATGCTCTCTTCTATAGTAACCAAAAGGTTTATACTAAGGTCAAAAACGAAGAAGCCAGCTACTTTGCACCAAGCTCAGACGTTAAGCGTTCCCAATTGGCCTCGGGTTCAATCATCAAGGGTAGTGTCCAACATTCCATCGTTTCTCGGTCCTGCTATATTGATGAAAATGCCAAGGTCAGTGATTCGGTTATTTTCCCTAAGGTTAAGATTGGTCAAGGAGCTGTTCTGGAGCACGTTATTGTTGACAAGACGGTTACAGTTCCTGCAGGAGTCACCTTGCGGGGAAGTGCGGATAATCCATTAGTTATTGGTAAGGGACAGGAAGTTACTGGAGATATTATTCAATGA
- the glgA gene encoding glycogen synthase GlgA, with protein sequence MKIMFVAAEGAPFAKTGGLGDVIGALPKSLVKKGHEVAVVLPYYDVVDSKFGDHVEDVMYYFTNVGWRHQYVGVKKLVKDGVAFYFLDNQSYFFRGHVYGDWDDGERFAFFQLAALELMEKIDFIPDILHVHDYHTAMIPFLLKEKYHWIEAYRNIRTVFTIHNIEFQGQFDSGILWDLFGVGYERYADGTLRWNDCLNWMKAAVLYADRVTTVSPSYAQEIMTPEFGKGLDQIMRMESGKISGIVNGIDAELFDPMTDQYLDAPFSLEDLSGKAVNKAKLQERLGLPVRDDIPLIGIVSRLTDQKGFSLVVSELQHILQFDLQIVVLGTGYADYENGFSWFAGQYPDKISTNITFNLGLAQQIYGASDLFLMPSAFEPCGLSQMMAMRYGSLPLVHEVGGLKDTVQAYDEVNHSGTGFSFHGFSGYLMTNTLKYALETYFNRQDDWKMLQKNAMSQDFSWDTASGAYDHLYHELYS encoded by the coding sequence ATGAAAATCATGTTTGTAGCAGCAGAAGGAGCACCTTTTGCAAAAACCGGAGGCTTGGGTGATGTCATCGGAGCCCTACCTAAGTCACTTGTAAAAAAGGGGCATGAGGTTGCGGTTGTCCTACCCTATTATGATGTGGTAGACAGTAAGTTTGGTGACCACGTCGAAGATGTCATGTATTACTTTACCAATGTCGGTTGGCGCCACCAATATGTCGGTGTCAAGAAACTGGTCAAAGATGGGGTGGCCTTCTATTTCTTAGATAATCAGTCCTATTTCTTCCGTGGCCATGTCTATGGTGATTGGGATGATGGGGAACGCTTTGCCTTCTTCCAATTGGCAGCCCTTGAACTGATGGAAAAGATTGACTTTATTCCTGATATTCTCCATGTCCACGATTATCACACAGCCATGATTCCTTTCCTCCTCAAGGAAAAGTATCATTGGATTGAAGCCTACCGTAATATCCGGACCGTGTTCACTATTCATAATATTGAATTTCAAGGCCAGTTTGACTCAGGAATTCTCTGGGATCTCTTTGGCGTCGGTTATGAGCGTTATGCCGATGGGACCTTGCGCTGGAATGATTGCCTCAACTGGATGAAGGCAGCAGTCCTTTATGCCGACCGTGTGACGACAGTTTCTCCATCCTATGCCCAAGAAATTATGACACCAGAATTTGGTAAGGGCCTGGATCAAATTATGCGGATGGAGTCTGGCAAGATTTCTGGTATCGTCAATGGGATTGATGCTGAACTCTTTGATCCAATGACAGACCAATACTTGGATGCCCCATTTTCGCTTGAGGATTTATCAGGCAAGGCGGTTAATAAGGCTAAGTTGCAAGAACGGCTGGGCTTGCCCGTCAGGGATGATATCCCTTTGATTGGGATTGTATCTCGCCTAACTGATCAGAAGGGCTTCTCCTTGGTCGTTAGTGAGCTTCAGCATATCCTGCAGTTCGATTTACAAATTGTTGTACTTGGAACTGGTTATGCCGACTATGAAAATGGTTTCTCCTGGTTTGCTGGCCAGTACCCTGATAAGATTTCCACCAACATAACCTTTAACCTGGGTCTGGCACAACAGATCTATGGGGCAAGCGATCTCTTTCTCATGCCGTCTGCCTTTGAGCCTTGTGGCCTTTCACAAATGATGGCCATGAGATATGGTAGTCTTCCTCTTGTTCATGAAGTTGGAGGACTAAAAGATACCGTTCAAGCTTATGATGAAGTCAATCATAGTGGGACCGGCTTTTCCTTCCATGGTTTTTCAGGTTATTTAATGACCAATACCCTAAAATATGCCTTAGAGACATACTTTAATCGTCAGGATGACTGGAAGATGCTCCAAAAGAACGCTATGTCTCAGGACTTCTCTTGGGACACAGCTAGTGGGGCTTACGACCATTTATACCACGAATTATATTCTTAA
- a CDS encoding glycogen/starch/alpha-glucan phosphorylase, with translation MTLSKDQFIRDFKDTLHEEQLIKVSDATPTELFAALAKVIRKYYTPLWLERNRSLTANKEKIAYYFSIEFLPGRMLETNLLNLGILDVVKEGFAELGVDFENVKNAEHDMALGNGGLGRLAAAFMDSLATTGYPGFGNGLRYRYGLFKQKIIDGYQVELPDDWFGSLGNVWEIRKEHDAVDVRLFGDVYLEQNQEGNLVPTYQNSQVLRAVPYDVPQIGFQNDTINNLRLWDVEIPEDQETLYPSLESRRAIQDITAILYPDDSTLEGKQLRLIQEYFMTSAGLQTIIKHYLKQGTPLEDIYKKVSVHINDTHPAVAPAEFMRLLVDDYGLEWDAAWKATVNTMSYTNHTIMSEALEKWDAELFKKVLPRVYQIILEIDNRFVAELGKAGYDAHLVNNTRIVKDDQIHMANLAIIGGHSVNGVAKLHTELLKEDTLRSFYKLYPEKFNNKTNGIVPRRWTQIAAPELSSAIDQFIGDDWRSHIHSLGGLETYLDDQQALETFYQVKKDAKERLANYIKETTGFQVSTDAIFDVQVKRLHAYKRQLLNLLHIIKLYLDLKDNPDKDMVPRVFIFGAKAAPGYHFAKSVIKVINELANLINNDDSLQGKLHLFFLENYNVSLAELIIPAADVSEQISLASKEASGTSNMKFMMTGAITLATLDGANIEIKDEVGDDNIVIFGMDKDAVYDHYRLNDYHSRDLYENDPIIHRVIDSFVNGTIPNIQSEGMEIYEALIQHNDEYFLLEDFHSYVKAQEKIGRLYRDKKKWARISLTNIAKSHKFTADDTIEQYAKEIWELKK, from the coding sequence ATGACACTAAGTAAAGACCAATTTATTCGCGACTTTAAAGATACCCTCCATGAAGAGCAGTTGATTAAGGTTTCAGATGCCACACCGACCGAACTCTTTGCAGCCCTGGCTAAGGTCATTCGAAAATATTACACGCCCCTGTGGTTGGAGCGTAATCGTAGTTTGACAGCCAATAAGGAGAAGATTGCCTATTACTTCTCTATTGAGTTTTTGCCAGGACGGATGTTGGAGACCAACTTACTTAATCTTGGTATTTTGGATGTCGTTAAAGAAGGCTTTGCTGAACTAGGTGTTGATTTTGAAAATGTCAAGAATGCCGAACACGATATGGCCCTAGGGAATGGTGGCCTTGGTCGCTTGGCTGCGGCATTTATGGATTCTTTGGCGACAACTGGCTATCCAGGTTTTGGTAATGGTCTTCGTTATCGCTATGGTCTCTTCAAACAAAAGATTATTGATGGTTATCAGGTAGAATTGCCCGATGATTGGTTTGGTAGTCTGGGTAATGTCTGGGAAATTCGCAAGGAGCATGATGCTGTAGATGTCCGCCTGTTTGGTGATGTTTATCTGGAGCAAAATCAAGAAGGAAATCTGGTACCGACCTATCAGAATAGCCAGGTGCTCAGGGCTGTCCCTTATGATGTGCCTCAGATTGGTTTCCAAAATGATACGATTAATAACTTGCGTCTCTGGGATGTCGAAATTCCTGAGGATCAGGAGACTCTCTATCCAAGCCTAGAATCTCGCCGTGCCATTCAGGATATTACGGCCATCCTTTATCCGGATGATTCGACTCTTGAAGGGAAGCAATTGCGCCTGATTCAAGAGTATTTCATGACTAGTGCAGGCTTGCAAACCATCATTAAACACTATCTCAAGCAAGGCACGCCTCTGGAAGACATTTATAAGAAGGTTTCTGTCCATATCAATGATACCCACCCTGCGGTCGCGCCTGCCGAGTTTATGCGGCTCTTGGTTGATGACTATGGTCTAGAATGGGATGCCGCCTGGAAGGCGACGGTTAATACCATGAGCTACACCAACCATACCATTATGTCGGAAGCCCTAGAAAAATGGGATGCTGAGCTCTTTAAGAAGGTTCTGCCTCGGGTGTATCAAATCATCTTGGAGATTGATAACCGTTTTGTAGCTGAGTTAGGTAAGGCTGGTTACGATGCTCACCTTGTTAACAACACCCGCATTGTTAAAGATGACCAAATTCACATGGCCAATCTGGCTATTATTGGTGGCCACTCTGTGAATGGGGTTGCTAAATTGCATACGGAGCTCCTAAAAGAAGATACCCTGAGGAGTTTCTATAAGCTCTATCCAGAAAAGTTCAATAATAAGACCAATGGGATTGTCCCTCGTCGCTGGACCCAGATTGCAGCACCAGAGTTATCTAGTGCTATTGACCAGTTTATCGGAGACGACTGGCGGAGTCATATCCACTCCTTGGGTGGTCTTGAGACCTACCTAGATGATCAACAAGCCCTCGAAACTTTCTATCAAGTTAAGAAGGATGCCAAGGAGCGTCTGGCTAATTATATTAAGGAAACAACTGGTTTCCAAGTATCAACAGATGCTATCTTCGATGTTCAGGTCAAACGACTTCATGCCTATAAACGCCAACTTCTCAATCTTCTTCATATCATCAAACTTTATCTGGATTTAAAAGACAATCCAGACAAGGATATGGTTCCTCGTGTCTTTATTTTCGGGGCTAAGGCGGCACCGGGTTACCATTTTGCCAAGTCTGTTATTAAGGTTATCAATGAACTGGCCAACCTCATCAATAATGATGACAGTTTGCAAGGCAAGCTCCATCTTTTCTTCCTGGAAAACTATAATGTTAGCCTGGCTGAATTGATTATTCCAGCAGCCGATGTCTCTGAGCAGATTTCTCTGGCTTCCAAGGAAGCTTCGGGGACCTCAAATATGAAGTTCATGATGACAGGAGCCATTACTCTAGCGACTCTTGACGGGGCTAATATTGAAATTAAGGATGAAGTAGGGGATGACAATATCGTCATCTTTGGTATGGATAAGGATGCCGTCTATGACCATTATCGCCTGAATGATTATCATTCACGTGACCTCTATGAAAATGATCCAATCATCCACCGAGTAATTGACAGTTTTGTTAATGGCACCATTCCAAACATTCAAAGTGAAGGTATGGAAATCTATGAAGCCTTGATTCAACACAATGACGAATACTTCCTGCTGGAAGACTTCCATTCTTACGTTAAGGCTCAAGAGAAGATTGGTCGTCTCTATCGTGATAAGAAGAAGTGGGCTCGGATTAGTTTGACAAATATTGCCAAGTCCCACAAGTTTACTGCCGATGATACCATCGAACAATACGCCAAAGAAATTTGGGAACTAAAAAAGTAG
- a CDS encoding betaine/proline/choline family ABC transporter ATP-binding protein (Members of the family are the ATP-binding subunit of ABC transporters for substrates such as betaine, L-proline or other amino acids, choline, carnitine, etc. The substrate specificity is best determined from the substrate-binding subunit, rather than this subunit, as it interacts with the permease subunit and not with substrate directly.) gives MDNTPIIEFQNVSKVYSGNTAVDNVSLKVMPGDFICFIGTSGSGKTTLMRMINRMLRPTNGTIFFKGEDISHFNPVELRRKIGYVIQNIGLMPHMTIYENITLVPKLLKWSEKAKRAKAKELLELVELPEEFLERYPSELSGGQQQRIGVIRALAADQDIILMDEPFGALDPITREGIQDLVKSLQEKMGKTIVLVTHDMDEALKLATRIVVMNEGKMIQKDTPTGLLRHPATSFVEKMIGEERLMHAQADITPVKSVMLKNPVSITPDKTFAEAIALMRRKRVDSLLVTEDDKLVGWIDIETLGQHYQKNLLISDVISTINFYVKEDDLLRDTAEKILKRGHDYAPVVDSENHLKGIVTRSSLVDMLYDIIWGTQEEETEVE, from the coding sequence ATGGACAATACACCTATTATTGAGTTTCAAAATGTTAGTAAAGTCTACAGTGGAAATACAGCTGTAGATAATGTCAGTCTAAAAGTTATGCCGGGTGATTTTATCTGCTTTATTGGTACAAGTGGTTCAGGGAAGACGACCTTGATGAGAATGATTAACCGTATGTTAAGACCCACTAATGGAACTATCTTCTTTAAAGGAGAAGACATTAGCCACTTCAATCCCGTTGAATTAAGACGCAAGATTGGTTATGTCATTCAAAACATTGGCCTCATGCCTCATATGACAATCTACGAAAATATTACACTGGTCCCCAAACTTTTAAAGTGGTCCGAAAAAGCTAAAAGGGCTAAAGCTAAAGAACTTCTTGAACTGGTAGAGTTGCCTGAAGAATTTTTAGAACGCTATCCGTCTGAATTGTCTGGAGGGCAGCAGCAGCGTATCGGGGTAATCAGGGCCCTTGCTGCTGATCAGGATATTATTTTAATGGATGAACCTTTTGGTGCTCTTGATCCGATTACTCGTGAAGGGATTCAGGATTTAGTGAAATCGCTTCAGGAAAAAATGGGGAAAACAATTGTCCTAGTGACGCACGATATGGATGAAGCCTTAAAATTGGCTACCAGAATAGTTGTCATGAATGAAGGGAAAATGATCCAAAAAGATACTCCAACTGGCTTATTGCGTCATCCAGCTACATCATTTGTCGAGAAAATGATTGGTGAGGAGCGACTGATGCATGCTCAAGCAGATATCACTCCTGTTAAATCCGTGATGCTAAAAAATCCTGTTTCTATTACACCTGATAAGACATTTGCTGAAGCAATTGCATTGATGAGGCGAAAGCGTGTAGACTCACTATTGGTCACTGAAGATGACAAGTTGGTGGGGTGGATTGATATTGAAACATTAGGGCAGCATTATCAGAAAAACTTACTTATTTCCGATGTCATTTCTACAATCAATTTTTATGTTAAGGAAGATGATCTTCTTCGTGATACGGCTGAGAAAATCTTGAAACGTGGACATGATTACGCTCCGGTTGTTGATTCAGAAAATCATTTAAAAGGGATTGTCACACGATCATCTCTGGTAGATATGCTGTATGACATTATTTGGGGAACTCAGGAAGAAGAGACGGAGGTGGAATGA
- a CDS encoding ABC transporter permease, with product MNDFFAQYGHQLLVKTWEQIYISALALAFGILIAIPLGTVLTRFPKTAKIVIGITGMLQTIPSLALLAMMIPLFGVGKAPAVAALFIYSLLPILRNTYVGLQNVDPSLTDSAKGMGMAPLQSILQVELPLAMPVIMTGIRLSAIYVIAWATLASYIGAGGLGDLIFSGLNLFQPKLIIGGTLPVILLSLVSDYLLGLLEKYIVPRQERKALQ from the coding sequence ATGAATGACTTTTTTGCGCAGTACGGTCATCAATTACTGGTGAAAACTTGGGAGCAGATTTATATTTCTGCCTTAGCGCTTGCCTTTGGGATTCTTATTGCCATTCCCTTAGGAACAGTTCTGACACGATTTCCGAAAACAGCCAAAATAGTTATCGGTATCACTGGAATGTTGCAAACAATTCCTAGCTTAGCACTTTTGGCTATGATGATTCCTCTTTTTGGAGTCGGAAAAGCTCCTGCTGTTGCCGCTTTATTTATCTATTCTTTATTACCTATTTTGAGAAACACCTATGTCGGCCTTCAGAATGTTGATCCTAGTTTGACGGACAGTGCCAAAGGAATGGGGATGGCTCCGCTTCAATCTATCCTTCAAGTTGAATTGCCCTTGGCTATGCCGGTTATCATGACAGGGATTAGACTGTCAGCGATTTATGTTATTGCTTGGGCAACTTTGGCTTCTTATATAGGTGCTGGAGGTTTAGGAGATTTGATTTTCAGCGGTTTAAATCTCTTTCAGCCTAAACTGATTATTGGTGGGACACTACCAGTTATCCTATTATCTCTTGTTTCAGATTATTTATTGGGATTGTTAGAGAAATATATTGTTCCCAGACAAGAAAGGAAGGCATTGCAGTGA